Proteins from a genomic interval of Bombyx mori chromosome 8, ASM3026992v2:
- the LOC101738818 gene encoding NADH dehydrogenase [ubiquinone] 1 alpha subcomplex subunit 6 yields the protein MAARETVKSACKNVRPLVSADFCEARRRALGLYRAIYRYIPYIVKHFDIPKSEEDCRWKLREYFYRNACVTDIRVIDMLVIKGYMELKEMKHMWQQKGHVMAHWNPTLEPKPYDFIGKFLEGID from the exons ATGGCAGCTCGAGAAACCGTGAAATCTGCATGTAAAAACGTGAGACCCTTAGTGTCGGCTGATTTCTGCGAAGCGCGACGTCGAGCTCTTGGACTCTATAGAGCTATTTATCGCTACATTCCATACATAG ttAAACATTTCGATATACCGAAGAGTGAGGAAGATTGTCGATGGAAACTCAGAGAATATTTCTATAGAAATGCTTGTGTAACTGATATACGTGTTATAGACATGTTGGTGATTAAG GGTTACATGGAACTAAAAGAAATGAAACATATGTGGCAACAAAAAGGTCACGTGATGGCGCATTGGAATCCTACACTTGAACCAAAGCCTTATGACTTTATTGGAAAATTTCTAGAAGGGAtcgattaa
- the LOC101738501 gene encoding calcium-binding protein E63-1 isoform X3 encodes MNVKKDNDFYLRTAFGLLDRDSDGHVTPAELQFMLRNLGIEVSDDLISDLIKDASKTGNGLIDENDFMQWVTKIQALQGLDVTTSGGDSEEEITRDLLAAFKVFDRDDNGYITRDELQAALEMIGEPVTDAQLNQVLALGDIDHDGRIDYEEFVKMLL; translated from the exons ATGAATGTGAAAAAAGACAACGATTTTT ATCTCCGTACAGCGTTTGGACTATTGGACCGGGACAGCGATGGTCACGTGACACCAGCGGAACTACAGTTCATGTTGCGTAACCTCGGCATTGAGGTCAGCGACGACCTCATCTCCGATCTCATTAAAGACGCTAGTAAAACTG gcaaCGGCTTAATAGACGAGAACGACTTCATGCAGTGGGTGACAAAAATACAAGCCTTACAAGGTTTGGACGTGACTACAAGCGGTGGTGATTCAGAAGAGGAAATAACTAGGGATCTACTTGCAGCGTTTAA AGTGTTCGACCGCGATGACAACGGTTATATAACACGTGACGAGCTTCAAGCAGCTCTGGAGATGATCGGGGAGCCGGTTACAGATGCCCAACTAAACCAGGTGCTAGCGTTAGGAGACATCGACCATGATGGTCGGATCGACTATGAAG AGTTTGTTAAAATGCTACTTTAA
- the LOC101738501 gene encoding calcium-binding protein E63-1 isoform X2: MATTSRSRRKTDDEKKNKKKQSPVDERPTVPAPSEAMLNNLRTAFGLLDRDSDGHVTPAELQFMLRNLGIEVSDDLISDLIKDASKTGNGLIDENDFMQWVTKIQALQGLDVTTSGGDSEEEITRDLLAAFKVFDRDDNGYITRDELQAALEMIGEPVTDAQLNQVLALGDIDHDGRIDYEEFVKMLL; the protein is encoded by the exons ACGGATGATGAgaaaaagaataagaaaaaaCAATCGCCTGTCGACGAACGACCAACGGTTCCTGCACCGAGTGAAGCTATGCTCAACA ATCTCCGTACAGCGTTTGGACTATTGGACCGGGACAGCGATGGTCACGTGACACCAGCGGAACTACAGTTCATGTTGCGTAACCTCGGCATTGAGGTCAGCGACGACCTCATCTCCGATCTCATTAAAGACGCTAGTAAAACTG gcaaCGGCTTAATAGACGAGAACGACTTCATGCAGTGGGTGACAAAAATACAAGCCTTACAAGGTTTGGACGTGACTACAAGCGGTGGTGATTCAGAAGAGGAAATAACTAGGGATCTACTTGCAGCGTTTAA AGTGTTCGACCGCGATGACAACGGTTATATAACACGTGACGAGCTTCAAGCAGCTCTGGAGATGATCGGGGAGCCGGTTACAGATGCCCAACTAAACCAGGTGCTAGCGTTAGGAGACATCGACCATGATGGTCGGATCGACTATGAAG AGTTTGTTAAAATGCTACTTTAA
- the LOC101738501 gene encoding calcium-binding protein E63-1 isoform X4, which produces MHEHLRTAFGLLDRDSDGHVTPAELQFMLRNLGIEVSDDLISDLIKDASKTGNGLIDENDFMQWVTKIQALQGLDVTTSGGDSEEEITRDLLAAFKVFDRDDNGYITRDELQAALEMIGEPVTDAQLNQVLALGDIDHDGRIDYEEFVKMLL; this is translated from the exons ATGCATGAGC ATCTCCGTACAGCGTTTGGACTATTGGACCGGGACAGCGATGGTCACGTGACACCAGCGGAACTACAGTTCATGTTGCGTAACCTCGGCATTGAGGTCAGCGACGACCTCATCTCCGATCTCATTAAAGACGCTAGTAAAACTG gcaaCGGCTTAATAGACGAGAACGACTTCATGCAGTGGGTGACAAAAATACAAGCCTTACAAGGTTTGGACGTGACTACAAGCGGTGGTGATTCAGAAGAGGAAATAACTAGGGATCTACTTGCAGCGTTTAA AGTGTTCGACCGCGATGACAACGGTTATATAACACGTGACGAGCTTCAAGCAGCTCTGGAGATGATCGGGGAGCCGGTTACAGATGCCCAACTAAACCAGGTGCTAGCGTTAGGAGACATCGACCATGATGGTCGGATCGACTATGAAG AGTTTGTTAAAATGCTACTTTAA